The following coding sequences are from one Oryzisolibacter sp. LB2S window:
- a CDS encoding nitronate monooxygenase gives MNDSSSTRPTLRTPLCELLGCDYPVVQTAMGWVAGSSLVAATTNAGGFGFLAGATIAADRIEAEILRVKKLTDDRPFGLNFHMFQPNAQQLLDLAVKYRIRAVSYGRGPDKKTIGRLRDAGIVCMPTVGALKHAQKAIEMGANAITIQGGEGGGHTGSVPTTVLLPQVVDAVQVPVVAAGGFYDGRGLLSALAFGAQGIAMGTRFLMTSDSGVPEATLARYLATKDAEQIRISHLIDGMPQRMIPNEYLSMLEKASPLKRVRIALSLAMQWKAQTGMTTGHALSVLWQALREDPASVAQTVMAANAPMLLQRSMVEGKPAEGVMSAGQVAALIGRLDSCEQVIHGIVAQAQQRQQQLSQQIFATDLSTQ, from the coding sequence ATGAACGACAGTTCCAGCACCCGCCCCACCCTGCGCACGCCGCTGTGCGAGCTGCTGGGCTGCGACTACCCGGTGGTGCAGACGGCCATGGGCTGGGTCGCAGGCTCGAGCCTGGTGGCGGCCACCACCAATGCCGGCGGCTTTGGCTTTCTGGCCGGCGCCACGATTGCCGCCGACCGCATCGAGGCCGAGATCCTGCGCGTCAAGAAGCTCACCGACGACCGCCCCTTTGGTCTCAACTTCCACATGTTCCAGCCCAATGCACAGCAGCTGCTGGACCTGGCCGTGAAATACCGGATTCGCGCCGTGAGCTATGGCCGCGGGCCCGACAAGAAGACCATTGGCCGCCTGCGCGACGCGGGCATCGTCTGCATGCCCACGGTGGGCGCGCTCAAGCATGCGCAAAAGGCCATAGAGATGGGCGCCAACGCCATCACCATCCAGGGTGGCGAGGGCGGCGGCCACACCGGCAGCGTACCCACCACGGTGCTGCTGCCCCAGGTGGTCGATGCCGTGCAGGTGCCCGTGGTGGCCGCGGGTGGCTTCTATGACGGACGCGGCCTGCTCTCGGCCCTGGCCTTTGGCGCCCAGGGCATTGCCATGGGCACGCGCTTTCTCATGACCAGTGACTCGGGCGTGCCCGAGGCCACGCTCGCGCGCTACTTGGCCACGAAGGACGCCGAGCAGATCCGCATCTCGCACCTGATCGACGGCATGCCCCAGCGCATGATTCCCAACGAATACCTGTCCATGCTGGAGAAGGCCTCGCCGCTCAAGCGCGTGCGCATCGCGCTCTCGCTCGCCATGCAGTGGAAGGCCCAGACCGGCATGACCACGGGCCACGCGCTGTCGGTGCTGTGGCAGGCGCTGCGCGAGGACCCGGCCAGCGTCGCCCAGACCGTGATGGCCGCCAACGCCCCCATGCTGCTGCAGCGCTCCATGGTCGAGGGCAAGCCCGCCGAGGGCGTGATGTCCGCGGGCCAGGTGGCCGCGCTGATCGGCAGGCTCGACTCCTGCGAGCAGGTCATCCACGGCATCGTCGCCCAGGCGCAGCAGCGCCAGCAGCAGCTTTCACAGCAGATCTTCGCAACCGACCTATCCACCCAGTGA
- a CDS encoding enoyl-CoA hydratase family protein produces MSQQQFYSQVHDNGVAELVIDRAPVNALNAAGWNGLAAEIAALGQRPEVRVIVIRAENRGFCAGVDIKELAANDKLIVSVNAGNYATFKAVHRNPVPVIAAVHGFVLGGGIGICGAADIVIAADDATFGLPEVDRGAMGGAAHLQRMFGVQKTRYLFFTGEMIGAAEALRLGAIERVVPKDALRTTALEIAAKIAAKSPAMIRIAKEALNGIEDGNLEDKYRWEQGFTLQAYMSPDSAETRQAFVDKREAKF; encoded by the coding sequence ATGAGCCAGCAGCAGTTTTATTCCCAGGTGCACGACAACGGCGTGGCCGAACTGGTCATAGACCGCGCCCCGGTCAACGCTCTCAACGCCGCGGGCTGGAACGGCCTGGCCGCCGAGATCGCCGCCCTGGGCCAGCGCCCCGAGGTGCGCGTCATCGTCATCCGCGCCGAAAACCGCGGCTTTTGCGCCGGCGTGGACATCAAGGAGCTGGCCGCCAACGACAAGCTCATCGTCAGCGTCAACGCGGGCAACTACGCCACCTTCAAGGCCGTGCACCGCAACCCCGTGCCGGTGATCGCCGCGGTGCATGGCTTTGTACTCGGCGGCGGCATAGGCATCTGCGGCGCGGCCGACATCGTGATCGCGGCCGACGACGCCACCTTCGGCCTGCCCGAGGTGGACCGCGGCGCCATGGGTGGCGCAGCCCATCTGCAGCGCATGTTCGGCGTGCAGAAGACGCGCTACCTGTTCTTCACGGGCGAGATGATCGGCGCGGCCGAGGCGCTGCGCCTCGGCGCCATAGAGCGCGTGGTGCCCAAGGACGCCCTGCGCACCACCGCGCTGGAGATCGCCGCAAAGATCGCAGCCAAGAGCCCGGCCATGATCCGCATTGCCAAGGAGGCATTGAACGGCATCGAGGACGGCAACCTCGAGGACAAGTACCGCTGGGAGCAAGGCTTTACCCTGCAGGCCTACATGAGCCCCGACTCCGCCGAAACGCGCCAGGCCTTCGTGGACAAGCGCGAAGCGAAATTCTGA
- a CDS encoding acyl-CoA dehydrogenase family protein has protein sequence MDLRYTPAQQAFRAEVRDWLRANAPKESFASYDTREGFEQHRQWEARLASAGFSSVTWPKELGGRGCDLIEWLIFEEEYWAVDAPQRVNQNGILLFGPTLMEFGTPEQKARFLPSTARCDDMWAQGWSEPNAGSDMAAISSKAIRDGDHYVVTGQKIWSTRAVFANWLFGLFRSDPNSYRHHGLTYLLVPLDAPGITIRPIRALNGKEAFAEIFFDSVRVPVANRLGDEGQGWHVAMATAGFERGLLLRSPARYQRTAQKLVQLYRKHQAAADRDPSIREAVNRAWMGAEAYTQASYHTVAKLAQGGSIGAEASTNKIFWSELDLLLHETALRILAARAELVDDAETHDWMEGFLFAQAGPIYAGSNEIQRNIIAERVLGMPKA, from the coding sequence ATGGACCTTCGCTACACCCCCGCCCAACAGGCTTTCCGTGCCGAGGTGCGCGACTGGCTGCGCGCCAACGCACCCAAGGAATCCTTCGCCAGCTACGACACACGCGAGGGCTTTGAACAACACCGCCAGTGGGAGGCCAGGCTCGCCAGTGCCGGCTTCAGCAGCGTGACCTGGCCCAAGGAGCTGGGCGGGCGTGGCTGCGACCTGATCGAATGGCTGATCTTCGAGGAGGAGTACTGGGCCGTTGACGCGCCCCAGCGCGTGAACCAGAACGGCATTCTGCTGTTCGGCCCGACCCTGATGGAGTTCGGCACGCCCGAGCAGAAGGCACGCTTTCTGCCGAGCACCGCGCGCTGCGACGACATGTGGGCCCAGGGCTGGAGCGAGCCCAACGCGGGCTCGGACATGGCCGCCATCTCCAGCAAGGCGATACGCGATGGCGACCACTACGTCGTGACCGGGCAGAAGATCTGGTCCACGCGCGCGGTGTTTGCCAACTGGCTGTTCGGCCTGTTCCGCTCCGACCCCAACTCCTACCGCCACCATGGCCTGACCTATCTGCTCGTGCCGCTCGATGCACCGGGCATCACCATCCGCCCCATCCGCGCGCTCAACGGCAAGGAGGCGTTCGCCGAAATCTTCTTCGACAGCGTGCGCGTGCCCGTGGCCAACCGCCTCGGCGACGAGGGCCAGGGCTGGCATGTGGCCATGGCCACGGCCGGCTTCGAGCGCGGCCTGCTGTTGCGCTCGCCCGCGCGCTACCAGCGCACGGCACAAAAGCTCGTGCAGCTCTACCGCAAGCACCAGGCGGCGGCCGACCGCGACCCCAGCATCCGCGAGGCCGTGAACCGCGCCTGGATGGGTGCCGAGGCCTATACCCAGGCCTCCTACCACACGGTGGCCAAGCTGGCCCAGGGCGGCAGCATAGGCGCCGAGGCCAGCACCAACAAGATCTTCTGGTCCGAGCTCGATCTGCTGCTGCACGAGACCGCACTGCGCATCCTGGCGGCACGCGCCGAGCTCGTGGACGATGCCGAGACGCATGACTGGATGGAAGGCTTTCTGTTCGCCCAGGCCGGCCCGATCTACGCCGGCAGCAACGAGATCCAGCGCAACATCATTGCCGAGCGCGTCCTGGGCATGCCGAAAGCATGA
- a CDS encoding acyl-CoA dehydrogenase family protein encodes MEFTFTQDQIAFRDSVSRFLMTEAPPELLREIWETDAGRSPQLREKIAEQGLTGLSVPEAEGGLGLGDIDWVLMTQELGYYAIPDSLTDVAYIATGMLAALPEGHAVRSQWLPRVVDGSVRIAVGHPINPWVADAHLADLLLLPHATPEGLELHAVPADAARVTTERSIDASRRLCQVQWEASSATRVADGKTGQALWDEALERGALCVAGQLVGLAQRMLDMTVDYAGQRKQFGKPIGAFQAVKHHLADVFTAIEFAKPVLYRAAHALAHREDGRSARVAHAKLVCGEAALLAARKGIQVHGAMGYTWEVDLQMFMKRAWALNAAWGDRAFHQSRLTDALLTQDALLGPGATFNTESV; translated from the coding sequence ATGGAATTCACCTTTACCCAAGACCAGATCGCGTTCCGCGATTCCGTCAGCCGCTTCTTGATGACCGAGGCGCCGCCCGAGCTGCTGCGGGAGATCTGGGAGACCGATGCCGGCCGCAGCCCGCAGCTGCGCGAGAAGATTGCCGAGCAGGGCCTCACGGGCCTGTCCGTGCCCGAGGCCGAGGGTGGCCTGGGTCTGGGCGACATCGACTGGGTCCTGATGACGCAGGAGCTGGGCTACTACGCCATCCCCGATTCGCTCACCGACGTGGCCTACATCGCCACCGGCATGCTCGCCGCCCTGCCCGAGGGCCACGCCGTGCGCAGCCAATGGCTGCCACGCGTGGTCGACGGCAGCGTGCGCATCGCCGTGGGCCACCCCATCAACCCCTGGGTGGCCGATGCCCATCTGGCCGACCTGCTGCTGCTGCCCCACGCCACGCCCGAGGGTCTGGAGCTGCACGCCGTGCCCGCCGACGCCGCACGCGTCACCACAGAGCGCAGCATCGACGCCTCGCGCCGCCTGTGCCAGGTGCAGTGGGAAGCGAGCAGCGCCACGCGCGTTGCCGACGGCAAGACCGGCCAGGCGCTGTGGGACGAGGCGCTCGAGCGCGGCGCGCTCTGCGTTGCCGGCCAGCTCGTGGGCCTGGCCCAGCGCATGCTGGACATGACGGTGGACTACGCCGGCCAGCGCAAGCAGTTTGGCAAGCCCATAGGCGCCTTCCAGGCCGTCAAGCACCATCTGGCCGATGTGTTCACGGCCATCGAGTTCGCCAAGCCCGTGCTCTACCGCGCGGCCCATGCGCTCGCGCACCGCGAGGACGGCCGCTCGGCGCGCGTGGCCCACGCCAAGCTGGTCTGCGGCGAGGCCGCGCTGCTGGCCGCGCGCAAGGGCATTCAGGTGCATGGCGCCATGGGCTACACCTGGGAGGTGGACCTGCAGATGTTCATGAAGCGCGCCTGGGCCCTGAACGCCGCCTGGGGCGACCGCGCCTTCCACCAGTCCCGCCTGACCGATGCCCTGCTCACGCAAGACGCCCTGCTCGGCCCCGGCGCCACCTTCAACACCGAATCCGTCTGA
- a CDS encoding acetyl-CoA C-acetyltransferase: MALPQAYIVDALRSPTGKRKGSLAHVHGADLGAHVIRALVERNDIPAAEYDDVIFGCVDTIGSLAGDIARTAWLAAGMPLNVPGTTVDRQCGSSQQAIHFAAQAVMSGTQDVVLAGGVQTMSAIPISSAMIAGQPLGFTTPFAQSQGWQARFGDAPVNQFYAAQRIADHWGASRADMEVFAKHSHDKALKAIAEGRFDREVVPYGDFKMDETARLSTLEKMATLEPVDPTYPKITAAVSSSTCDAAAAVLVVSEAALKRYNLKPRARIHHMSVRADDPIWHLTAPIPATAHALKKAGMTMNDIDLVEINEAFASVVMAWLKETGYDPARTNVNGGAIALGHPLGASGAKLMTTLLHELERTGGRYGLQTMCEGGGQANVTIIERL, from the coding sequence ATGGCCCTGCCCCAAGCCTATATCGTTGACGCACTGCGCTCGCCTACGGGCAAACGCAAGGGCTCGCTCGCCCATGTCCACGGCGCCGACCTGGGCGCGCATGTGATCCGCGCGCTGGTCGAGCGCAACGACATTCCCGCCGCCGAATACGACGACGTGATCTTCGGCTGCGTGGACACCATCGGCTCGCTCGCCGGCGACATCGCGCGCACCGCGTGGCTGGCCGCGGGCATGCCGCTCAACGTGCCCGGCACCACCGTGGACCGCCAGTGCGGCAGCTCGCAGCAGGCCATCCACTTCGCGGCCCAGGCGGTGATGAGCGGCACGCAGGACGTGGTGCTGGCCGGCGGCGTGCAGACCATGAGCGCCATTCCCATCTCCTCGGCCATGATTGCGGGCCAGCCGCTGGGCTTCACCACGCCGTTCGCGCAGAGCCAGGGCTGGCAGGCGCGCTTTGGCGACGCGCCGGTGAACCAGTTCTACGCCGCGCAGCGCATCGCCGACCACTGGGGCGCGAGCCGCGCCGACATGGAGGTGTTTGCCAAGCACAGCCACGACAAGGCGCTGAAGGCCATCGCAGAGGGGCGCTTCGACCGCGAGGTCGTGCCCTATGGTGACTTCAAGATGGACGAGACCGCGCGCCTGAGCACGCTGGAGAAGATGGCCACGCTCGAGCCCGTGGACCCCACCTACCCCAAGATCACGGCCGCCGTCTCGAGCTCCACCTGTGACGCGGCCGCCGCCGTGCTCGTGGTGTCCGAGGCCGCGCTCAAGCGCTACAACCTCAAGCCCCGCGCGCGCATCCACCACATGAGCGTGCGCGCCGACGACCCGATCTGGCACCTGACCGCCCCCATCCCGGCCACGGCCCATGCGCTCAAGAAGGCCGGCATGACCATGAACGACATCGACCTCGTGGAGATCAACGAGGCCTTCGCCTCGGTGGTCATGGCCTGGCTCAAGGAAACCGGCTACGACCCCGCGCGCACCAACGTCAACGGCGGCGCCATCGCCCTGGGCCACCCGCTGGGCGCCTCGGGCGCCAAGCTCATGACCACGCTGCTGCACGAGCTCGAGCGCACGGGCGGGCGCTACGGCCTGCAGACCATGTGCGAGGGCGGCGGTCAGGCCAACGTAACCATCATCGAGCGGCTGTAG
- a CDS encoding amidase, which yields MTDHIAPNPQRRLLLQGAAGSAAGGLALPGLAGAKNTTAAPQDATAWAQQLRSGEVTPLEALDAAIARVEALPKLNAVVIRDFERARAQAQKMSTLGRAERAQATKAAPLWGVPFLLKDLGQYLQGTVTTNGCAFFKDAVATHSTTLVERYQKAGLNIFGKTASPEFGMTTTTESRLYGATPNPWNAAHTTGGSSGGTAAAVAAGIVPLAHASDGGGSIRIPAAHCGLFGLKPSRGRVPGGPDVLEGSMGLSINHAISRSVRDSALLLDLTAGPEAGARVRPPGGAPGSYLQALLQPPRKLRIALWRKNYFGVPVHPDCLAAMDAAAKACAALGHQLEEKMPELPVQEIYGGMGVAMGASMLHTIERREKLLGRAVREDEMEPLDWATLQQAKKATAQQLYAARLGFDKAGRLIDEFFAGYDLILSPTTAVPAQRLGVLTLDQPFESYAHEAMNSSAFTSLFNISGHPAMSVPAHWTADGLPVGAHFVAPYGREDRLLGLAAQLEQAMPWAQRMPDLTPFKA from the coding sequence ATGACGGATCACATCGCCCCCAACCCTCAGCGCCGCCTGCTGCTGCAGGGCGCCGCAGGCAGCGCCGCCGGCGGCCTGGCCCTGCCCGGCCTGGCCGGTGCCAAGAACACAACCGCCGCGCCGCAGGACGCCACCGCCTGGGCGCAGCAGCTGCGCAGCGGCGAGGTCACGCCCCTCGAGGCGCTGGACGCGGCCATCGCCCGCGTCGAGGCCCTGCCCAAGCTCAACGCCGTGGTCATCCGCGACTTTGAGCGCGCGCGCGCGCAGGCACAGAAAATGTCCACGCTGGGCCGCGCCGAGCGCGCCCAGGCCACCAAGGCTGCGCCGCTGTGGGGCGTGCCCTTCCTGCTCAAGGACCTGGGCCAGTACCTGCAGGGCACGGTGACCACCAATGGCTGCGCCTTCTTCAAGGACGCCGTGGCCACGCACAGCACCACGCTGGTCGAGCGCTACCAGAAGGCGGGCCTGAACATCTTTGGCAAGACCGCATCGCCCGAGTTCGGCATGACGACGACCACCGAGTCGCGCCTGTACGGCGCCACGCCCAACCCCTGGAACGCGGCCCACACCACGGGCGGCTCCTCGGGCGGCACGGCCGCGGCGGTCGCGGCCGGCATCGTGCCGCTCGCGCACGCGAGCGACGGCGGCGGCTCCATCCGCATCCCGGCGGCGCATTGCGGACTGTTTGGCCTCAAGCCCAGCCGCGGCCGCGTGCCCGGCGGGCCGGACGTGCTCGAGGGCTCGATGGGCCTGTCGATCAACCACGCCATCAGCCGCAGCGTGCGCGACAGCGCCCTGCTGCTGGACCTGACGGCCGGCCCCGAGGCCGGCGCGCGCGTGCGCCCGCCGGGCGGCGCACCCGGCAGCTATCTGCAGGCGCTGCTGCAGCCGCCGCGCAAGCTGCGCATCGCCCTGTGGCGCAAGAACTACTTTGGCGTGCCCGTGCACCCCGACTGCCTCGCGGCCATGGACGCGGCCGCCAAGGCCTGCGCGGCCCTGGGCCACCAGCTTGAGGAAAAAATGCCCGAGCTGCCCGTGCAGGAGATCTACGGCGGCATGGGCGTCGCCATGGGCGCGTCCATGCTCCACACGATTGAGCGGCGCGAGAAGCTGCTCGGCCGCGCCGTGCGCGAGGACGAGATGGAGCCGCTGGACTGGGCCACGCTGCAACAGGCGAAGAAGGCCACGGCCCAGCAGCTCTACGCCGCGCGCCTGGGCTTTGACAAGGCGGGCCGGCTGATCGACGAGTTCTTCGCGGGCTATGACCTGATCCTCTCGCCCACCACGGCCGTGCCCGCGCAAAGGCTGGGCGTGCTGACGCTGGACCAGCCCTTCGAGAGCTATGCGCACGAGGCCATGAACTCGTCGGCCTTCACCTCGCTGTTCAACATCAGCGGCCACCCCGCCATGTCCGTGCCCGCGCACTGGACGGCCGACGGCCTGCCCGTGGGCGCGCATTTCGTCGCCCCCTACGGGCGCGAGGACCGCCTGCTGGGCCTGGCCGCGCAGCTCGAGCAGGCCATGCCCTGGGCGCAGCGCATGCCCGATCTCACCCCCTTCAAGGCCTGA
- a CDS encoding SDR family oxidoreductase, translated as MAICTQRTVVITGAGGGLGRAYALAFAQEGANVVVNDIRQEAAEAVADEVKAAGGQAIANTGDITTLAGAASILDAAVTAFGDVHVLVNNAGVLRDRMFLSLTEEDWDTVMRVHLRGHYCMGNTFGRYWRDEKKAGKAVDARIINTSSGAGLQGSIGQSNYAAAKAGIAGLTLVQAAELARYGITANSLAPAARTSMTEGAMPDLVKKPESGFDVWDPMNVASIVVWLGSPLSAHVTGRCFEAKGGEISVADGWHTGTIRDKGARWEPAELTAVVDELIAQGPAPQKVYGT; from the coding sequence ATGGCAATCTGCACCCAACGCACCGTGGTCATCACCGGCGCCGGCGGCGGCCTGGGCCGCGCCTATGCGCTGGCGTTTGCGCAGGAGGGCGCAAACGTGGTCGTCAACGACATCCGCCAGGAGGCCGCCGAGGCCGTGGCCGATGAGGTCAAGGCCGCCGGCGGCCAGGCGATCGCGAACACCGGCGACATCACCACGCTGGCCGGCGCAGCGTCGATTCTGGACGCGGCCGTCACCGCCTTTGGCGACGTGCATGTGCTGGTCAACAACGCCGGCGTGCTGCGCGACCGCATGTTCCTGAGCCTCACCGAGGAGGACTGGGACACCGTGATGCGCGTGCACCTGCGCGGCCATTACTGCATGGGCAACACCTTCGGCCGCTACTGGCGCGACGAGAAGAAGGCCGGCAAGGCCGTGGACGCGCGCATCATCAACACCAGCTCGGGCGCGGGCCTGCAGGGCTCGATCGGCCAGAGCAACTACGCCGCGGCCAAGGCCGGCATTGCCGGGTTGACGCTGGTGCAGGCGGCCGAGCTGGCCCGCTACGGCATCACCGCCAACAGCCTGGCGCCGGCCGCGCGCACCTCCATGACCGAGGGCGCCATGCCCGACCTGGTGAAGAAGCCCGAGAGCGGCTTTGACGTCTGGGACCCGATGAACGTGGCCTCCATCGTCGTCTGGCTGGGCAGCCCGCTGTCGGCCCATGTGACGGGGCGCTGCTTCGAGGCCAAGGGCGGCGAGATCTCGGTGGCCGACGGCTGGCACACCGGCACCATTCGCGACAAGGGCGCACGCTGGGAGCCGGCCGAGCTCACGGCCGTGGTCGACGAGCTCATCGCCCAGGGCCCGGCACCGCAGAAGGTCTACGGTACCTGA
- a CDS encoding acyl-CoA dehydrogenase family protein — translation MDLNLSEEQRLIVDSAAEFLAAHSSSEQVRKVSAQPGGWDSALWQGMAELGWCGIHTPEAHGGLGLGVVELALLMEQQGRRLACVPFFDGVALAATALTALADQPQAAGALQQLASGEQRLALALPAVDAPPAARAVQQGDGWRLDGRWPQVGSAPVAQQLLLPALQDDGDWALFMVPADAPGLHITAQQAVDATRLHGLVTAEGLVLRAAQHIAHDAALQAVLAHTRCVAAIALAAEQVGVAQQALDLSLAYTLERQQFEKPVASFQAVKHRAGQMLVAVETARSAVYGAACLADTQPAPEALLRAAAHAITEATDAALYCTRESIQLHGGVGFTWEYDPHLFFRRAQASSQRLAAPHWWREQVARQLLDAQAMNDS, via the coding sequence ATGGACTTGAACCTCAGCGAAGAACAACGCCTGATCGTCGACAGCGCCGCCGAATTCCTGGCCGCGCACAGCAGCAGCGAGCAGGTGCGCAAGGTCAGCGCCCAGCCCGGCGGATGGGACTCTGCCCTGTGGCAGGGCATGGCCGAGCTCGGCTGGTGCGGCATACACACACCCGAGGCCCATGGCGGCCTGGGCCTGGGTGTGGTGGAGCTAGCCCTCCTCATGGAGCAACAGGGCCGGCGCCTGGCCTGCGTGCCCTTCTTCGACGGCGTGGCCCTGGCCGCCACGGCGCTGACGGCGCTGGCCGATCAGCCCCAGGCCGCCGGCGCGCTGCAGCAACTTGCCAGCGGCGAACAGCGCCTTGCCCTGGCACTGCCGGCCGTGGACGCGCCACCGGCCGCGCGCGCCGTGCAGCAGGGCGACGGTTGGCGGCTCGACGGCCGCTGGCCCCAGGTGGGCTCGGCCCCCGTGGCCCAGCAGCTGCTGCTGCCCGCGCTGCAGGACGATGGCGACTGGGCCCTGTTTATGGTGCCGGCCGACGCGCCGGGCCTTCACATCACCGCCCAGCAGGCCGTGGACGCCACGCGCCTGCACGGCCTGGTCACCGCCGAAGGGCTGGTGCTGCGCGCCGCCCAGCACATTGCCCATGACGCGGCGCTGCAGGCCGTGCTGGCGCACACGCGCTGCGTGGCGGCGATAGCGCTGGCCGCAGAGCAGGTGGGCGTGGCGCAGCAGGCGCTCGATCTGTCGCTGGCCTACACGCTCGAGCGCCAGCAGTTCGAGAAACCCGTGGCCAGCTTTCAGGCCGTCAAGCACCGCGCGGGCCAGATGCTGGTGGCCGTGGAGACCGCGCGCTCGGCCGTCTATGGCGCGGCCTGCCTGGCCGACACGCAGCCGGCGCCCGAGGCACTCTTGCGCGCCGCCGCCCATGCCATCACCGAGGCCACCGACGCCGCCCTGTACTGCACGCGCGAATCCATACAGCTGCATGGCGGCGTGGGCTTTACCTGGGAGTACGACCCGCACCTGTTCTTCCGCCGCGCCCAGGCCAGCAGCCAGCGCCTGGCCGCGCCGCACTGGTGGCGCGAGCAGGTGGCGCGGCAGTTGCTTGATGCCCAGGCCATGAACGACTCCTGA
- a CDS encoding acyl-CoA dehydrogenase family protein, whose translation MNLHETAQDQAFRAEVRAWMEQHLCGEFAPLRGAAGLSSPDYDAQLAKRWEQELARGGWTGLGWPTEHGGRDLPLAQQIIFHEEYVRCGGPGRIGHIGETLLAPTLMAWGTPEQKARFLPGVLAGTDYWAQGYSEPGAGSDLAGVRTRARLDAERGEWVIDGQKVWTSWAHESNWIFVLARCEDRRPDQPRHKGLVFLLVPLDQPGVEVRPIRQITGGSEFNEVFFDGARTEAGLHLGAPGDGWKVAMYLLGCERGASTLGQQAHFRAELQDVIRVAQANGAARDPVLRQRIAQAALGLDTLRSHALRTSGEQADPRAASVSKYAWSNWRRSLGELAMDVLGPAADLQDGNPLHDGLRHVWLGSRADTIYAGSNEIQLNLMAERALGMPR comes from the coding sequence ATGAACCTGCACGAAACCGCCCAGGACCAGGCCTTCCGCGCCGAGGTGCGCGCCTGGATGGAGCAGCACCTGTGCGGTGAGTTCGCCCCGCTGCGCGGCGCCGCCGGCCTGAGCTCGCCCGACTACGACGCGCAACTCGCCAAGCGCTGGGAGCAGGAGCTCGCGCGCGGCGGCTGGACCGGCCTGGGCTGGCCCACGGAGCATGGCGGGCGCGACCTGCCGCTGGCGCAGCAAATCATCTTCCACGAGGAATATGTGCGCTGCGGCGGCCCGGGGCGCATAGGCCATATCGGAGAGACGCTGCTCGCCCCCACGCTCATGGCCTGGGGCACGCCCGAGCAGAAGGCGCGCTTTCTGCCCGGCGTGCTCGCGGGCACCGACTACTGGGCCCAGGGCTATTCCGAGCCCGGCGCGGGCTCGGACCTGGCCGGCGTGCGCACGCGCGCGCGGCTCGACGCCGAGCGCGGCGAATGGGTCATCGACGGGCAAAAGGTCTGGACCTCCTGGGCGCATGAATCCAACTGGATCTTCGTGCTCGCGCGCTGCGAGGACAGAAGGCCCGACCAGCCGCGCCACAAGGGCCTGGTGTTCCTGCTCGTGCCGCTCGATCAGCCGGGCGTGGAGGTACGCCCGATCCGCCAGATCACCGGTGGCAGCGAGTTCAACGAGGTGTTCTTCGACGGCGCGCGCACCGAGGCCGGCCTGCACCTGGGCGCGCCCGGCGACGGCTGGAAGGTGGCCATGTACCTGCTGGGCTGCGAGCGGGGCGCCTCCACGCTGGGCCAGCAGGCGCATTTCCGCGCCGAGCTGCAGGACGTGATCCGCGTGGCACAGGCCAACGGCGCCGCGCGCGACCCCGTGCTGCGCCAGCGCATTGCCCAGGCCGCGCTGGGCCTGGACACGCTGCGCAGCCACGCGCTGCGCACCAGCGGCGAGCAGGCCGACCCGCGCGCGGCCAGCGTGTCCAAGTACGCCTGGTCCAACTGGCGCCGCAGCCTGGGCGAACTGGCCATGGACGTGCTCGGCCCCGCGGCCGACCTTCAGGATGGCAACCCGCTGCACGACGGCCTGCGCCATGTCTGGCTGGGCAGCCGCGCCGACACGATTTATGCGGGCAGCAACGAGATCCAGCTCAACCTGATGGCCGAGCGGGCCCTCGGCATGCCGCGCTGA
- a CDS encoding SDR family oxidoreductase produces MKPSPEYVPAHGLLRGKSVLITAAAGAGIGFSAAQRAAEEGCRCLVVSDVHERRLNEAVAMLREKTGLQDVYGQLCDVSQQAQVDALIRFAEDKTGGIDVLINNAGLGTSRRLIDMPDEEWHKVLDVTLTGTFRMTRAALQVMQPRGRGVIVNNASVLGWRAQVEQAHYAAAKAGVMALTRCAAMEAAEFGVRINAVAPSIAIHAFLKKSASEELLNELSAKEAFGRGAEPWEVANVMIMLASDYTSYMTGEVVSVSSQRA; encoded by the coding sequence ATGAAGCCCTCCCCCGAATATGTTCCCGCGCACGGCCTGCTGCGCGGCAAGTCCGTCCTGATCACCGCCGCCGCCGGCGCCGGCATCGGCTTTTCCGCTGCCCAGCGCGCGGCCGAGGAAGGCTGCCGCTGCCTGGTGGTGTCCGACGTGCACGAACGCCGCCTGAACGAGGCCGTGGCCATGCTGCGCGAGAAGACCGGCCTGCAAGACGTGTATGGCCAGCTCTGCGACGTGAGCCAGCAGGCCCAGGTCGATGCGCTGATCCGTTTTGCCGAGGACAAGACCGGCGGCATCGACGTGCTCATCAACAACGCCGGCCTGGGCACGAGCCGGCGCCTCATCGACATGCCCGACGAGGAATGGCACAAGGTGCTGGACGTGACGCTGACCGGCACCTTCCGCATGACGCGCGCCGCGCTGCAGGTGATGCAGCCACGCGGACGTGGCGTGATCGTCAACAACGCCTCGGTGCTGGGCTGGCGCGCGCAGGTCGAGCAGGCGCATTACGCGGCCGCCAAGGCCGGCGTGATGGCGCTCACGCGCTGCGCCGCCATGGAGGCGGCCGAGTTCGGCGTGCGCATCAACGCCGTGGCGCCGTCGATCGCGATTCACGCCTTTCTGAAGAAGTCCGCATCCGAGGAGCTGCTCAACGAGCTCTCGGCCAAGGAGGCGTTCGGCCGCGGCGCCGAGCCCTGGGAGGTGGCCAACGTGATGATCATGCTGGCCAGCGACTACACCTCGTACATGACCGGCGAGGTGGTCTCCGTCAGCTCGCAGAGGGCTTGA